In Halobaculum sp. XH14, a single genomic region encodes these proteins:
- a CDS encoding Lrp/AsnC family transcriptional regulator gives MDDETRALLDVLVADARESTADIARQTGLSADEVDARLDELEAAGVLRGYTAVVDWDSTDADRVAAVVEVNVELDRETDYEDIARRIAESPTVDSLRLVSGDYDFALDVSADTMQAVSRFVADEVAPLPAVTKTVTHYVMETYKERGVVFDERDDDDRLSVTP, from the coding sequence ATGGACGACGAGACGCGCGCCCTGCTCGACGTGCTAGTTGCCGACGCCAGGGAATCGACCGCAGACATCGCCCGCCAGACGGGCCTCTCGGCGGACGAGGTGGACGCGCGTCTCGACGAACTCGAAGCGGCGGGCGTGCTGCGCGGCTACACGGCGGTCGTCGACTGGGACAGCACCGACGCCGACCGGGTCGCCGCGGTCGTCGAGGTGAACGTCGAACTCGACCGGGAGACCGACTACGAGGACATCGCACGCCGCATCGCCGAGTCGCCGACCGTCGACTCGCTCCGGCTCGTCTCGGGCGACTACGACTTCGCGCTCGACGTGAGCGCCGACACGATGCAGGCCGTCTCCCGATTCGTCGCCGACGAGGTCGCGCCGCTGCCGGCGGTGACGAAGACGGTCACCCACTACGTGATGGAGACGTACAAGGAACGCGGGGTCGTCTTCGACGAGCGCGACGACGACGACCGGCTCTCAGTGACCCCATGA